The following are from one region of the Paraglaciecola sp. L1A13 genome:
- a CDS encoding TetR/AcrR family transcriptional regulator, with protein MQKKSSKKIIKKSATTKSSYHHGDLRSSLLEAAKAMLSDGGIEGLSLRKLADRVGVSRTAPYHHFKDKNELLCAIAEEGFEHWHNNAERIFSQAGLTTKQKYHQFFQGYIGYAAENPEMYDLMFGRTIWKQNSATNDLRDIAYPSFQRQVEMTKKWQEQGLMPAEEDTLRLAQVTWGTMHGIARLLIDGIYADRNHIDEMCACAVNLFTRE; from the coding sequence ATGCAAAAAAAATCATCTAAAAAAATCATTAAAAAATCAGCCACTACGAAGAGCAGCTATCATCATGGTGATCTGCGTTCAAGCTTATTAGAAGCAGCCAAGGCCATGCTTAGCGACGGCGGAATCGAGGGCTTATCACTGCGTAAGCTAGCGGATCGTGTTGGGGTATCTCGCACGGCCCCCTATCATCATTTCAAAGATAAAAATGAATTGCTTTGCGCCATTGCCGAAGAAGGTTTTGAACATTGGCATAACAACGCAGAGCGCATTTTTTCTCAAGCGGGCCTGACAACAAAACAAAAATACCATCAGTTTTTTCAAGGCTACATTGGTTATGCAGCAGAGAACCCTGAGATGTACGACCTAATGTTTGGTCGCACTATATGGAAACAAAACAGTGCCACCAACGATTTACGTGATATCGCCTATCCGAGTTTTCAACGTCAAGTGGAGATGACCAAGAAATGGCAGGAACAAGGCTTAATGCCCGCCGAAGAGGACACCCTTCGTCTTGCTCAGGTCACTTGGGGCACCATGCACGGCATTGCCCGTTTATTAATTGACGGAATATATGCAGACCGCAATCATATTGATGAAATGTGCGCTTGCGCCGTAAACCTTTTTACCAGAGAGTAA
- the gshA gene encoding glutamate--cysteine ligase encodes MQTLDKDFSERLAILAGDDLASTLVGINHGIEREALRIQPNGKLAQTPHNEKLGAALTHEYITTDFSESLLEFITPPERDVDKTIGQLRDVHKFALANIGDECLWPMSMPCYIDDQSEIPIAQFGKSNVGKMKSLYREGLKNRYGSMMQAIAGVHFNYSLPDDFWQLWLNKVEGTENNKDTKSAAYFALIRNYRRFCWLIPYLYGASPALCSSFIKGKTTTLPFKTIGKGSLYLPYATSLRMSDLGYTNSAQSGLMTCYNQVDTYIASLRKAISTPSEIFEKYATKKDGHYQQLNSNVLQIENELYSPIRPKQPTKPLEKPTDALNARGVEYIEVRALDVNPFSELGIERNQFFFLDAFLLYCLVMPSADMTSDSYRETESNLRAVVDHGRDPALTLSKGGQSIPMAEWATELFTGMRQVAKILDSNVDVAEYSLAVEHEWQKILNPELTPSAKILETLLSKNQDNGALGIELAARYKQSLSEEKYQFFDADMLRKHALSSLDAQHQIEQSDIVSFDKFLTDYFTYQFDKF; translated from the coding sequence TTGCAGACATTAGATAAAGATTTTAGCGAGCGTTTAGCTATTTTAGCAGGTGACGATCTTGCCTCGACGCTGGTAGGAATAAACCACGGAATAGAACGCGAAGCGCTGCGTATTCAACCTAATGGTAAGTTAGCCCAAACGCCCCACAACGAAAAGTTAGGCGCTGCGTTGACACATGAGTATATCACTACCGATTTTTCAGAGTCGCTTTTGGAGTTTATTACTCCCCCAGAGCGGGATGTGGATAAAACCATAGGTCAATTACGTGACGTACATAAATTTGCTTTAGCAAACATAGGTGACGAATGTTTATGGCCTATGAGTATGCCTTGCTACATTGATGATCAAAGCGAAATCCCGATTGCCCAGTTTGGAAAATCCAATGTTGGCAAAATGAAAAGCTTGTATCGAGAGGGACTAAAGAACCGTTACGGTAGTATGATGCAAGCAATTGCTGGTGTGCATTTCAACTATTCTTTGCCAGATGACTTCTGGCAGTTATGGCTCAATAAGGTCGAAGGAACTGAAAATAACAAGGATACTAAGTCAGCTGCTTATTTTGCACTTATCAGGAACTATCGCCGTTTCTGTTGGTTAATCCCATATTTATATGGTGCGTCACCGGCTTTATGTAGTTCGTTTATTAAGGGTAAAACCACCACTCTACCTTTTAAAACTATCGGAAAAGGGTCTTTATACTTACCGTATGCTACTTCTTTGCGTATGAGCGACTTGGGGTATACAAACAGTGCTCAATCCGGTTTGATGACGTGTTACAACCAAGTAGATACTTATATTGCTTCATTGCGTAAAGCTATTAGTACTCCATCTGAAATTTTTGAAAAATATGCCACTAAAAAAGACGGACATTATCAGCAACTCAACAGTAATGTGCTGCAAATTGAGAATGAGCTTTACTCACCGATACGTCCAAAACAACCCACTAAACCTTTGGAAAAGCCTACGGATGCGTTGAATGCTCGTGGTGTTGAATATATCGAGGTCAGAGCATTAGATGTAAACCCCTTTAGCGAATTAGGTATTGAGCGGAATCAGTTTTTCTTTCTCGATGCGTTTTTATTATATTGTTTAGTGATGCCAAGCGCAGATATGACGTCGGATTCTTATCGAGAAACTGAGTCCAATCTTCGAGCTGTGGTCGATCACGGCCGTGATCCGGCTCTAACCTTGTCTAAAGGTGGCCAATCGATACCGATGGCTGAATGGGCTACAGAATTATTCACTGGTATGCGGCAAGTTGCCAAAATACTTGATTCTAACGTAGACGTTGCCGAATATAGTTTGGCAGTTGAGCATGAATGGCAGAAGATACTTAATCCTGAGTTGACGCCTTCAGCTAAGATCCTTGAGACATTATTGAGCAAAAATCAAGACAACGGAGCCTTAGGTATTGAATTGGCAGCACGTTATAAGCAAAGCTTGAGTGAGGAAAAATATCAGTTTTTTGATGCTGATATGCTTCGTAAGCATGCGCTTAGTTCTTTAGATGCCCAGCATCAGATTGAACAGTCTGATATCGTCAGTTTTGATAAATTCTTAACCGACTACTTTACCTATCAATTTGATAAATTCTAA
- a CDS encoding ketopantoate reductase family protein translates to MKLAIVGNGAIGNLLALKCHIQQQEFSLVTRTQQAFTLVATDILQRAHNIQIQPSTFSQLNNADIIVLPVKAYQIADTVAELKPHLCAEQTLVLLHNGMGVIEAVKTLLPNNPIIAATTSHAAYKPSTTTMFETGLGMCHLGYIARGQNSAAPLISNDTNRDALLTSLLTPCCWHADIEQALWDKLAINAVINPLTALHQIKNGQLAQSQYNAIIGEICLETANVMTACGFSAEAGILIDRVKQVIEATSVNYSSMYQDIAHKRQSEIVFINGYICQQAQIHGINVPVNQNLLKRITALEAHY, encoded by the coding sequence GTGAAATTGGCTATTGTTGGCAACGGCGCCATAGGTAATTTGCTCGCGCTTAAATGCCATATTCAACAACAAGAATTTAGCCTTGTCACGCGCACGCAACAAGCATTTACATTAGTTGCCACTGATATCCTTCAACGCGCTCACAATATTCAAATCCAACCGTCAACGTTCAGTCAATTAAACAACGCTGATATTATTGTATTGCCTGTCAAGGCTTATCAGATTGCGGATACCGTTGCAGAGTTAAAACCACATCTATGTGCTGAACAAACGTTGGTGTTATTACATAATGGAATGGGCGTAATAGAAGCGGTAAAAACATTACTACCCAATAACCCAATTATTGCAGCCACCACCAGCCATGCGGCTTACAAACCCAGTACCACTACCATGTTCGAAACAGGTTTAGGCATGTGTCACTTAGGATATATCGCCCGAGGACAAAACTCGGCGGCCCCCCTGATTAGCAATGACACCAACCGAGATGCATTACTAACGTCACTACTAACACCCTGTTGCTGGCATGCCGATATTGAACAAGCGCTGTGGGATAAACTGGCCATAAATGCGGTTATCAACCCATTGACAGCATTGCATCAAATTAAAAATGGCCAATTAGCGCAATCTCAATATAACGCTATCATTGGGGAGATCTGTTTAGAGACTGCAAACGTTATGACTGCCTGCGGTTTTAGCGCTGAAGCGGGCATACTCATAGATAGGGTAAAACAAGTCATTGAGGCCACCAGCGTAAACTATTCGTCTATGTATCAAGACATAGCACACAAGCGCCAATCTGAAATCGTCTTCATCAATGGCTATATCTGCCAGCAAGCTCAAATTCATGGCATAAACGTACCAGTGAATCAGAATTTACTTAAGCGCATCACGGCGTTAGAAGCACATTATTAA
- a CDS encoding crotonase/enoyl-CoA hydratase family protein: protein MSDLDFSKLETLSVSIDQHIAHIQLSRPEALNSMIPIFWHELPATVRKIDEQSAARVIVISSQGKHFSAGMDLSVFTQMGKDFTGEPARRGERMRRMVLELQDSFNALESVRMPVLVAMQGGVIGGAVDMVCAADSRYCTEDTFFTIKETEIGMTADVGTLQRLPHLIPQGLVRELAYTGRNMGAVEAKECGLVNQVFADQASLLEGVMQIAAQIAGHSPLAVAGCKEMINYTRDHTVADALNYMATWQTGMFQMPDIQEAMTAAKERRKPVYEELLKKISGMQRK from the coding sequence ATGTCTGATTTAGATTTTTCAAAATTGGAAACCTTGAGTGTCAGTATTGACCAACATATCGCTCATATTCAATTGTCTCGTCCTGAAGCATTGAACAGCATGATCCCAATTTTTTGGCATGAGCTGCCTGCTACAGTTCGTAAAATTGATGAGCAGTCTGCTGCTCGTGTCATTGTTATTTCCTCACAAGGAAAGCACTTCAGTGCAGGCATGGATTTGTCAGTTTTTACTCAAATGGGTAAGGACTTTACGGGGGAACCTGCTCGTCGGGGTGAGCGCATGCGTCGCATGGTCCTCGAGCTTCAAGACAGTTTTAATGCTTTAGAATCAGTACGTATGCCAGTGCTTGTCGCTATGCAAGGTGGCGTGATTGGTGGTGCTGTAGACATGGTGTGTGCAGCAGACAGTCGTTACTGTACTGAGGATACGTTTTTTACGATTAAAGAAACTGAAATCGGTATGACGGCAGATGTTGGTACATTACAACGTTTACCTCATCTTATACCACAAGGCTTGGTCCGCGAGTTGGCTTATACCGGTCGTAATATGGGGGCGGTAGAAGCAAAAGAATGTGGATTGGTTAATCAAGTGTTCGCTGATCAGGCAAGTTTGCTCGAAGGCGTAATGCAAATAGCCGCTCAAATCGCTGGCCATTCGCCTCTTGCCGTCGCAGGTTGTAAAGAAATGATTAACTATACTCGAGACCACACGGTCGCTGACGCGCTGAACTATATGGCTACTTGGCAAACCGGCATGTTTCAAATGCCTGATATTCAAGAAGCGATGACGGCAGCCAAAGAGCGTCGTAAACCCGTCTATGAAGAATTACTTAAAAAAATAAGTGGTATGCAGCGTAAATAA
- a CDS encoding AMP-binding protein, which translates to MSGHFYLSGAQTKRDDMMDRAKKLAHIFRSKGVATGDVVAILLRNDTTLYEVVEACRYVGAYYVTLNWHNTQAELMPIIVDSGAKMLIGHSDLLARFVEPLPESLATIVINTPDIIKERYSVQDNADTPMSSSWEDLQQLLADKDAIDTPPQRFRGMFLYTSGSTGKPKGIKREYNEQRPDPYTVFAGLAKALMQLDNGDRFYISAPLYHSAPHALTLSCLAAENIEVFIEPKFDPERFLADVQKHQITHTYIVPTMMIRLLKLPQSVRDKYDISSLRYALSTGSSWPVDVKQGMIEWFGPIFYESYGASELGFMTLISSTEAAQKPGSVGKAISGGTIIILDDDMQPLPTGESGSIYVHLPMFGPFEYTNTEGTIEGLHYQNHTTLGDVGYLDDDGYLFINDRKKDMIISGGANIFPAEIEAVLIEMPQIVDCAIFGVPHPEFGEKIVAAVQCAEGETVSIEDVAIFLEGKLARFKWPKKLDIHPALPREDSGKIFKQRLKAAYV; encoded by the coding sequence ATGTCAGGACATTTCTATTTGAGCGGCGCACAAACTAAGCGTGACGATATGATGGATAGAGCGAAGAAATTAGCTCATATATTTCGAAGCAAAGGCGTAGCTACCGGGGATGTGGTTGCCATACTCCTTAGAAATGACACCACATTGTACGAGGTTGTTGAAGCATGCCGTTACGTAGGGGCATATTACGTTACTCTAAACTGGCACAACACACAGGCGGAGTTGATGCCTATCATTGTCGACAGTGGGGCGAAGATGCTGATAGGACACAGTGATTTACTCGCACGATTTGTTGAACCATTGCCCGAAAGCCTAGCAACCATCGTTATCAACACACCTGACATCATTAAAGAACGATATTCTGTGCAGGATAACGCAGACACTCCAATGTCATCAAGTTGGGAGGACCTGCAGCAACTACTAGCAGATAAAGATGCTATCGATACGCCACCTCAGCGATTTAGAGGCATGTTCTTATATACATCCGGTAGTACCGGAAAACCAAAGGGAATTAAACGAGAATATAATGAACAGAGGCCCGATCCGTACACTGTGTTTGCGGGGCTGGCAAAAGCGTTAATGCAGCTCGACAATGGCGATCGCTTCTATATTTCGGCGCCGCTTTATCACAGCGCACCCCATGCTTTGACGTTAAGTTGCTTAGCGGCAGAAAATATAGAAGTGTTTATTGAACCAAAATTTGATCCTGAGCGTTTCTTAGCTGATGTGCAAAAGCATCAAATTACCCATACTTATATAGTACCGACTATGATGATCCGCTTATTGAAGTTACCTCAGAGTGTGCGTGATAAATACGACATATCAAGTTTACGGTACGCTTTGTCAACGGGCTCATCTTGGCCCGTAGACGTTAAACAAGGAATGATCGAATGGTTTGGGCCTATCTTCTATGAATCCTATGGAGCGAGTGAATTAGGTTTTATGACCTTAATATCCTCTACGGAGGCAGCACAGAAGCCTGGTTCTGTGGGTAAAGCGATATCAGGCGGTACTATTATTATACTCGACGATGATATGCAGCCTCTGCCTACTGGCGAATCAGGCTCTATATATGTGCATCTTCCTATGTTTGGCCCATTCGAATATACCAATACCGAAGGGACGATTGAGGGTCTGCATTATCAAAACCACACTACCTTAGGTGATGTGGGGTATTTAGATGATGACGGATACCTATTTATTAATGATCGCAAGAAAGACATGATCATTTCGGGGGGAGCAAATATTTTCCCTGCAGAAATCGAAGCTGTGCTTATCGAAATGCCACAAATAGTTGATTGTGCCATTTTCGGTGTACCCCATCCCGAGTTTGGCGAAAAGATTGTTGCTGCCGTTCAATGCGCTGAAGGTGAAACCGTGTCTATCGAAGACGTGGCAATCTTTTTAGAGGGAAAACTAGCCCGCTTTAAGTGGCCTAAAAAGCTAGACATACACCCGGCATTGCCTAGAGAAGACAGCGGAAAAATATTTAAGCAGCGTTTGAAAGCGGCTTATGTTTGA
- a CDS encoding TIGR01621 family pseudouridine synthase, which translates to MIWTIQQRLHCLSNPNFPIIEIVFEHADFLVINKPAGVSVQNEQDASGILPIICGQLSIDKLWLVHRLDKVTSGLLILAKHAQAASTLGKLFETRKIEKYYLALGPAKPKKKQGTISGAMKKIRDGKWALSKDGTAVATTQFFSKSVSPGIRLYLLKPLTGKTHQLRVMLKSLGSPILGDSLYKGSEHDRTYLHAYSLRFCYQTQEIGICCSPTSGELFNTEACQKALEEYTQPWSQNWPTKTAHKG; encoded by the coding sequence ATGATTTGGACTATCCAGCAGCGATTGCACTGCTTGAGTAATCCGAACTTCCCCATAATCGAAATCGTTTTTGAGCACGCCGATTTTCTTGTTATTAACAAGCCTGCTGGCGTGAGCGTACAGAATGAGCAAGATGCCTCCGGTATTTTGCCCATTATCTGTGGGCAATTATCTATTGATAAACTTTGGTTGGTGCATCGTTTAGACAAAGTGACCTCAGGCTTACTTATTTTGGCTAAACATGCTCAAGCCGCGAGCACGTTAGGCAAGCTATTCGAAACGCGCAAAATAGAAAAGTACTACCTTGCCCTTGGCCCCGCCAAACCCAAAAAGAAACAGGGCACCATCAGCGGTGCAATGAAAAAAATACGTGATGGTAAATGGGCCTTAAGCAAAGATGGTACAGCCGTCGCCACAACACAGTTTTTTAGCAAGAGTGTCTCCCCGGGTATCAGGCTGTATTTGCTTAAACCCTTAACCGGTAAAACGCATCAGTTGCGGGTAATGCTAAAGAGCTTAGGCAGTCCCATTTTAGGCGATAGTTTGTATAAAGGTTCAGAGCATGACAGAACGTATTTACATGCCTACAGTTTGCGGTTTTGCTACCAAACTCAAGAAATTGGTATCTGTTGCTCTCCCACTAGCGGTGAACTGTTTAATACGGAAGCCTGTCAAAAGGCGCTCGAAGAGTACACTCAACCTTGGTCGCAAAATTGGCCAACTAAAACTGCGCATAAGGGTTAG
- a CDS encoding pitrilysin family protein — protein sequence MGKFPVVKKILILSAITGVLVACQPTNTVTQPLSSNLPSGVTLIAEHSASPNSVSIPYKKYRLENGLTVVLHEDHSDPLVRVDVTYHVGSAREEVGKSGFAHFFEHMMFQGSKNVADDEHIKIVTEAGGNMNGTTNSDRTNYFETVPANQLEKMLWLEADRMGFILDSVTQEKFEIQRETVKNERGQSYDNQPYGLRSERNSEALYPVGHPYSWSTIGYIEDLNRVNVDDLKAFFKRWYGPNNAVLTIGGDIQPEQVLRWANKYFGPIPSGPVVDNAKKELVSLDETRYVTLEDEVHLPLLQVTYPTVYVRHEDEAPLDVLSNILGSGKTSLFYKNLVKDGYAVQALVSHPCQELACEFQLIALANPQNSTNLSEIYKRFEQTLAEFEARGVSEDDLNRTKIGIESSTIFGLQSVSGKVSTLASNQTFDDEPDMVQYDLDRYNAVTAEDVMRVYKRYIKSKPSVVLSIVPKGHTELAAKAANFTPPARKLDDLSTVKEHIEQAAIVDDFERSVQPSAGPSPVVDVPDFAKKTFDNGLTLVTLDSKETPTVSISFNMEGGPLLDPIDKAGLASLTAQMMNETTQGYTNEEMANQLALLGSSIHFDANGRYTTVRVSSLTRSLDATLALLNKKLFHPAFLESDFLRLKQRTAQSLQQQVKNPSVLASRAVSELLFGKDNRVSLPDSGTLQTLDNITLDDIKTYYHNYYSPAKANVVVVGDIEPKALQESLAFLSGWSPKPYEIKDYAKFPDTGKPVLYLVDKPGAKQSVVTVFKRYLPYDATGEQFRSKLMNFALGGVFSSRINLNLREDKGYTYGASTGFIGGKTLGWFDASADLKQENTADGIQEMLNEISVYHDKGMTQVELELMRNAFTQGDALEYETPASKAGFLRHLLTYNLDKSYRATQTNIINNISKSELNALAAKVLDPNSMQIVVVGDASVIRTQLAGIGREIVDLTVEY from the coding sequence ATGGGCAAGTTTCCTGTGGTAAAAAAAATCCTTATATTATCGGCAATTACTGGCGTTCTCGTCGCATGTCAACCTACCAATACGGTGACACAACCGTTGAGCTCGAACTTACCTTCAGGGGTAACCTTGATTGCTGAGCATTCGGCGAGCCCAAATAGCGTCAGCATTCCATATAAAAAGTATCGCTTAGAAAATGGCTTAACGGTGGTTCTGCATGAGGACCATTCAGATCCGTTAGTACGCGTTGATGTGACCTACCATGTGGGCTCTGCGCGTGAAGAGGTAGGTAAGTCAGGATTCGCTCATTTTTTTGAGCATATGATGTTTCAAGGCTCGAAAAACGTTGCTGACGACGAACATATTAAGATTGTGACCGAAGCTGGCGGTAATATGAATGGTACCACCAATTCAGATCGCACAAATTACTTTGAAACTGTACCGGCCAATCAGCTAGAGAAAATGCTGTGGTTGGAAGCAGATCGTATGGGATTCATACTTGACTCGGTTACCCAAGAAAAGTTTGAGATTCAACGTGAAACAGTGAAAAACGAACGTGGGCAGAGCTACGACAACCAACCATATGGATTGCGCAGTGAGCGTAACTCAGAGGCCTTGTATCCAGTAGGCCATCCTTATTCTTGGTCAACCATCGGATATATTGAAGATTTAAATCGCGTTAACGTAGACGATTTGAAAGCGTTCTTTAAACGCTGGTACGGACCCAATAATGCGGTATTAACGATTGGCGGTGATATTCAACCTGAGCAAGTACTTAGATGGGCAAATAAATACTTTGGTCCTATTCCGTCTGGTCCAGTGGTAGATAACGCTAAAAAAGAATTGGTCAGCCTAGATGAGACCCGCTACGTTACGTTAGAAGATGAAGTACATTTACCGTTGTTACAAGTAACGTACCCGACTGTATATGTGCGTCATGAAGATGAAGCGCCATTGGATGTATTGTCTAATATATTAGGCTCAGGTAAAACATCATTATTTTATAAAAACTTGGTTAAAGATGGTTATGCCGTGCAAGCATTGGTGTCACATCCATGCCAAGAGTTGGCCTGCGAATTCCAACTTATTGCCTTGGCTAATCCACAAAACAGCACTAATCTGTCGGAGATATATAAGCGATTTGAGCAAACTCTCGCAGAATTTGAAGCGCGAGGCGTCAGTGAAGATGACCTAAATCGTACTAAAATAGGGATCGAGTCATCAACTATTTTTGGCTTACAAAGTGTGTCAGGTAAGGTATCAACTTTAGCCTCCAATCAGACGTTCGATGACGAGCCTGACATGGTGCAATATGACCTTGACCGATACAATGCCGTTACTGCAGAGGATGTGATGCGGGTATATAAGCGCTATATCAAAAGCAAACCCAGTGTTGTTTTAAGCATAGTACCAAAAGGTCATACAGAGCTTGCAGCAAAAGCGGCAAACTTTACTCCACCAGCTCGTAAATTGGATGATCTTAGTACAGTAAAAGAACATATTGAACAAGCAGCAATTGTGGATGACTTTGAGCGTAGTGTGCAACCATCAGCGGGTCCTTCACCTGTGGTGGACGTGCCGGACTTTGCAAAAAAGACCTTCGATAATGGTTTAACCCTAGTAACCTTGGACAGTAAAGAAACGCCTACGGTGTCAATTAGCTTCAATATGGAAGGCGGTCCCTTACTCGATCCTATTGATAAAGCGGGCTTGGCTTCGCTAACCGCACAAATGATGAATGAAACGACCCAAGGCTATACAAACGAAGAGATGGCTAATCAGCTTGCTTTGTTAGGTAGCAGTATTCATTTTGACGCTAACGGCCGTTATACGACTGTACGCGTAAGCAGTTTAACCCGTAGCCTTGATGCAACGTTGGCCTTGTTAAACAAGAAACTATTTCATCCCGCCTTTTTAGAGAGCGATTTTCTGCGTCTAAAACAACGTACGGCTCAGTCACTTCAACAGCAAGTTAAAAATCCATCGGTGTTAGCGAGCAGGGCTGTGAGTGAATTGCTATTTGGAAAAGACAACCGAGTTAGCTTACCAGACTCAGGCACGCTACAAACCTTAGATAACATTACTTTGGATGATATCAAAACCTATTATCATAATTATTACTCCCCAGCAAAAGCGAACGTGGTAGTGGTCGGTGATATTGAACCAAAAGCACTACAGGAATCGTTGGCTTTTTTAAGCGGCTGGTCTCCTAAGCCCTATGAGATAAAAGACTATGCGAAATTTCCAGATACAGGCAAGCCAGTGCTTTACTTGGTTGATAAACCGGGTGCTAAGCAGTCAGTGGTAACCGTTTTTAAACGTTATTTACCCTACGATGCGACCGGTGAACAATTTAGAAGTAAATTAATGAATTTTGCGTTAGGTGGTGTTTTTAGCAGTCGAATTAACCTCAATTTACGTGAAGATAAAGGCTATACATATGGGGCATCTACAGGTTTTATTGGAGGGAAAACTTTAGGTTGGTTTGATGCTAGCGCTGATTTAAAACAAGAAAATACCGCCGATGGCATACAAGAGATGCTTAACGAGATAAGCGTTTATCACGACAAAGGCATGACACAGGTTGAGCTAGAATTAATGCGCAATGCATTTACCCAAGGTGATGCGCTGGAGTATGAAACTCCTGCTAGTAAAGCGGGGTTTTTACGGCATTTATTAACGTATAATCTAGATAAGTCGTACAGAGCGACGCAAACTAACATTATAAACAACATCAGTAAAAGTGAGCTAAATGCACTGGCGGCTAAAGTGCTGGATCCCAACTCGATGCAAATTGTGGTAGTGGGAGATGCGAGTGTTATTCGCACTCAATTAGCAGGTATCGGTCGGGAAATCGTTGACTTAACCGTTGAATATTAA
- a CDS encoding Hpt domain-containing protein → MNQDPVIFDKDFALRQFSGNESLLVKMLGKFAEQYTDVEQSLVSDIRLQNLDAVRQQVHTIKGVSGNLGMNALHQASRDFEAYIKSESPENIDSTTYLAVLMQTLATVNQYTQSTISNNNVVSSSATEKSNPKGKQELLTALKRNEFITPNKLEQYIRDCALDSATEASLLSAIDDLDYPAAIALLE, encoded by the coding sequence ATGAATCAAGACCCCGTAATTTTCGACAAGGACTTTGCATTGCGCCAATTCAGTGGCAATGAGAGCTTATTAGTTAAAATGCTTGGTAAATTTGCGGAGCAATATACTGACGTAGAACAATCTCTGGTCAGTGATATTCGCTTACAAAATTTAGATGCGGTACGCCAACAAGTTCACACGATTAAAGGCGTTAGTGGCAATTTAGGAATGAATGCACTTCACCAAGCCAGTCGTGACTTTGAAGCGTATATCAAAAGCGAGTCCCCGGAAAATATTGATTCAACAACTTATCTTGCAGTGCTTATGCAAACACTTGCCACTGTAAATCAATATACGCAATCTACAATATCCAATAATAATGTGGTGTCGTCCAGTGCAACGGAAAAGAGTAATCCAAAAGGCAAACAAGAATTGCTCACGGCGTTAAAAAGAAACGAATTTATTACGCCCAACAAATTAGAGCAATATATACGTGACTGCGCATTAGATAGCGCCACTGAGGCATCTCTGCTCAGCGCTATTGATGATTTGGACTATCCAGCAGCGATTGCACTGCTTGAGTAA